The following are encoded together in the Mesoterricola sediminis genome:
- the ettA gene encoding energy-dependent translational throttle protein EttA produces MAKRTTDQPEIIYSMMRVSKFYNNKPVIKDISLSYFYGAKIGVLGLNGSGKSTVLRIMAGVDHDFNGEAVLSKGYTTGLLEQEPKLDESKTVREVVEEGAAEKVALLKEYNEINDKFADPDADMDALLARQGELQEQIDHLDCWDLDAQLEQAMDALRCPDPDTLVGVLSGGERRRVALCRLLIQKPDILLLDEPTNHLDAESVAWLELHLQRYEGTVIAVTHDRYFLDHVAEWILELDRGEGIPWKGNYSSWLEQKQARLAREEKADRAREKTLERELEWIRMSPKGQHAKSKARISSFENLLEQQGKEKEQQLEIYIPAGPRLGDVVAELDGVTKAYGDKVLFENLSFAIPRGGILGVIGPNGAGKTTLFRLLAGQETPDSGSLRIGSTVKMALVDQLRQGLDPERSVFEAVSGGRELIEMGGREVNARAWLSKFGFSGESQQKKVKELSGGQQNRLNLALTLKSGANVLFFDEPTNDLDVNTMRALEEAIEAFAGSAVIISHDRWFLDRLATHILAFEGESRVEFFDGNYSQYETYRREQLGLTSGPHRIHYRKLTR; encoded by the coding sequence ATGGCCAAACGCACGACTGACCAGCCCGAGATCATCTACTCCATGATGCGGGTGAGCAAGTTCTACAACAATAAACCCGTCATCAAGGACATCTCCCTTTCTTACTTCTACGGCGCCAAGATCGGCGTGCTGGGCCTGAACGGCTCGGGCAAGTCCACGGTGCTCCGGATCATGGCCGGGGTGGACCACGACTTCAACGGCGAGGCGGTGCTCTCCAAGGGCTACACCACGGGCCTCCTGGAGCAGGAGCCGAAGCTGGACGAGTCCAAGACCGTCCGCGAGGTCGTCGAGGAGGGCGCGGCGGAGAAGGTCGCCCTGCTGAAGGAATACAACGAGATCAACGACAAGTTCGCCGATCCCGACGCGGACATGGACGCGCTCCTGGCGCGCCAGGGCGAGCTGCAGGAGCAGATCGACCACCTGGACTGCTGGGACCTGGACGCCCAGCTGGAGCAGGCCATGGACGCCCTCCGCTGCCCGGACCCGGACACCCTGGTGGGGGTGCTCTCGGGCGGCGAGCGCCGCCGCGTCGCCCTCTGCCGCCTCCTCATCCAGAAGCCGGACATCCTGCTCCTGGACGAGCCCACCAACCACCTGGACGCCGAGAGCGTGGCCTGGCTGGAGCTGCACCTGCAGCGCTACGAGGGCACGGTCATCGCGGTCACCCACGACCGCTACTTCCTGGACCACGTGGCCGAGTGGATCCTCGAGCTGGACCGGGGCGAGGGCATCCCCTGGAAGGGCAACTACTCCAGCTGGCTGGAGCAGAAGCAGGCCCGCCTGGCCCGGGAGGAGAAGGCCGACCGCGCCCGGGAGAAGACCCTGGAGCGCGAGCTGGAGTGGATCCGCATGTCCCCCAAGGGGCAGCACGCCAAGAGCAAGGCCCGCATCTCCAGCTTCGAGAACCTGCTCGAGCAGCAGGGGAAGGAGAAGGAGCAGCAGCTGGAGATCTACATCCCCGCGGGTCCGCGCCTGGGCGACGTGGTGGCCGAGCTGGACGGGGTCACCAAGGCCTACGGCGACAAGGTGCTCTTCGAGAACCTGAGCTTCGCCATCCCCCGGGGCGGCATCCTCGGCGTCATCGGCCCCAACGGCGCCGGCAAGACCACCCTGTTCCGGCTCCTGGCCGGCCAGGAGACGCCGGACAGCGGCAGCCTCCGCATCGGTTCCACGGTGAAGATGGCCCTGGTGGACCAGCTGCGCCAGGGGCTGGATCCCGAGCGCAGCGTCTTCGAGGCGGTCTCGGGGGGCCGGGAGCTCATCGAGATGGGGGGCCGGGAGGTCAACGCCCGGGCCTGGCTGAGCAAGTTCGGGTTCTCCGGCGAATCCCAGCAGAAGAAGGTCAAGGAGCTGAGCGGCGGCCAGCAGAACCGCCTCAACCTGGCCCTGACCCTGAAGAGCGGCGCCAACGTCCTGTTCTTCGACGAGCCGACGAACGACCTTGACGTGAACACCATGCGGGCCCTGGAGGAGGCCATCGAGGCCTTCGCTGGCTCGGCCGTTATCATCAGCCACGACCGCTGGTTCCTGGATCGCCTGGCCACCCACATCCTCGCGTTCGAAGGGGAGAGCCGGGTGGAATTCTTCGACGGAAACTACTCGCA